A single Pseudoalteromonas rubra DNA region contains:
- a CDS encoding transposase — protein sequence MPTARKKQVSLTDTKYYHCISRCVRRAFLCGEDRFTGKSYEHRRDWVEEKLLTLAKVFCIEVCGYAVMSNHTHIVLYVDDKKAQRLSDKAIVIRWHKQFKGNWLTHKFINGDELSESERNMLDGDIREFRIRLASISWFMRVLNEDIARRANKEDGCTGRFWEGRFKSQALLDEAAVAACMVYVDLNPIRAKMAETPETSDYTSIKKRIEHAKQGIQPSSLRRFAGNPRERMPSGLPFELTYYIQLVELTGRCMRADKRGCITDCQGLLTRLQIDPDNWLKLTTQFTRVFHGAVGREEVLTEYCEHLHKKRRANLTQCEQLLS from the coding sequence ATGCCAACAGCAAGGAAGAAGCAAGTCAGTTTAACAGATACCAAATATTATCACTGTATTTCTCGATGTGTTCGTCGGGCGTTTTTGTGCGGTGAAGATAGGTTTACAGGAAAGTCTTATGAACATCGAAGGGACTGGGTTGAAGAAAAACTGTTGACGCTGGCAAAGGTATTTTGCATTGAAGTGTGTGGCTATGCGGTGATGAGCAATCATACGCATATTGTGCTGTATGTAGATGATAAAAAAGCACAAAGGTTGTCGGATAAGGCCATCGTTATTCGCTGGCACAAGCAGTTTAAAGGCAACTGGTTGACGCACAAGTTCATCAATGGTGACGAGCTGAGCGAGTCAGAGCGCAATATGCTTGATGGAGACATCAGAGAGTTCAGAATACGCCTTGCGAGCATCAGTTGGTTTATGCGGGTGTTGAATGAAGATATTGCACGCAGAGCCAACAAAGAAGATGGTTGCACTGGCCGTTTCTGGGAAGGGCGGTTTAAATCTCAGGCCTTGTTAGACGAAGCGGCAGTTGCTGCGTGCATGGTGTATGTTGATCTGAATCCAATCAGAGCCAAAATGGCAGAGACACCAGAAACATCGGACTATACCAGTATTAAAAAACGCATTGAGCATGCAAAACAGGGGATACAACCTTCAAGCTTAAGACGGTTTGCTGGCAACCCACGAGAGCGCATGCCAAGTGGTTTGCCGTTTGAGCTGACCTATTACATTCAACTGGTTGAATTAACGGGCAGATGTATGCGTGCAGATAAGCGTGGCTGCATCACAGACTGCCAGGGCTTGTTGACCCGGTTACAAATAGACCCGGACAACTGGCTAAAGCTCACAACCCAATTCACCCGGGTATTTCATGGTGCGGTAGGGCGAGAGGAAGTGTTGACAGAATACTGTGAGCATCTGCATAAAAAGCGTCGCGCGAACCTGACTCAGTGCGAACAATTATTGAGTTAA
- a CDS encoding RHS repeat domain-containing protein, with amino-acid sequence MEGVAFLFHLAGESQVETYLYDGLGRLSTAIKGDTTQVYRYGANGNRIGIDFTQGEQTTTKIATFDEQDRLTSFAQCRYQYDVNGALRQKTCGSTEHNYDYDIFGNLLQVEIKQDGQVSKQIDYDVDPQNRRVAKYVDGQHVAGYLYSDQLNPVAQLNANGDVVALFGYASKGHVPDYMLKGGREYRYITDQLGSPTMLVDAVSGEIAQRLDYDVYGEVTYDSNPGFQPFGFAGGLYDSDTGLVRLVHEITIRMLLVGLQKIQSALRGRHQPL; translated from the coding sequence GTGGAGGGTGTCGCCTTCTTGTTTCATTTAGCCGGTGAAAGCCAAGTAGAAACCTATTTGTACGATGGGTTAGGTCGCCTGAGTACTGCTATAAAAGGAGACACCACACAGGTATACCGCTATGGTGCAAATGGTAACCGGATTGGCATTGATTTCACACAAGGCGAGCAAACCACAACTAAGATCGCAACATTTGACGAACAGGACAGGCTAACCAGTTTTGCTCAGTGCCGGTATCAGTATGATGTTAACGGTGCTCTGAGACAAAAAACGTGTGGTTCAACAGAGCATAACTACGACTACGATATTTTTGGCAATCTACTTCAGGTTGAAATTAAGCAAGATGGTCAGGTTAGCAAACAAATTGACTATGATGTTGACCCGCAAAATCGGCGTGTGGCTAAATATGTAGATGGGCAGCACGTTGCAGGTTACTTGTATAGTGACCAGTTAAACCCGGTGGCACAATTAAACGCCAATGGTGATGTGGTTGCTTTGTTTGGCTACGCCAGCAAAGGACATGTTCCTGACTACATGCTAAAAGGTGGCAGAGAGTATCGCTATATTACCGATCAACTAGGTTCACCCACGATGCTGGTGGACGCTGTGAGTGGCGAGATTGCCCAGCGGCTTGACTACGATGTATATGGCGAGGTGACATACGACTCCAACCCGGGTTTTCAGCCTTTTGGGTTTGCGGGTGGCTTGTATGACAGCGACACCGGGCTGGTCAGGTTGGTGCACGAGATTACGATCCGTATGCTGCTCGTTGGACTGCAAAAGATCCAATCGGCTTTGCGGGGGCGACACCAACCTTTATAA